A portion of the Pan troglodytes isolate AG18354 chromosome 10, NHGRI_mPanTro3-v2.0_pri, whole genome shotgun sequence genome contains these proteins:
- the LOC467016 gene encoding olfactory receptor 9K2-like, with protein sequence MGDKGGDNHSEVTDFILVGIRVRPELHSLLFLLFLIIYGMVLLGNLSMIGIIVTDPRLNAPMYFFLGNLSVIDLSYSTVIVPKAMVNILSQKKTISFAGCVAQLFLYALFMVTEAFVLAAMAYDRFIAICNPLLYSVRMSRSVCIQLVAGSYLCGWVSSILQISVTFSMSFCASRVIDHFYCDSNPIEKISCSNIFMNKMVSFSLAVFIILPTIVVIVVSYMYIVSTVLKIRSSEGRKKAFSTCSSHLGVVSMLYGTVSFVYLTPPNNPELRKVASVCYILFTPMLNPLIYSLRNKDVKDAVKKVLWKKKVLL encoded by the coding sequence ATGGGTGACAAGGGAGGAGACAACCATTCAGAAGTGACTGACTTCATTCTTGTAGGCATCAGAGTTCGTCCAGAGCTCCACAGTCTCCTTTTCCTACTATTCCTGATTATTTATGGGATGGTTCTTCTGGGAAACCTTAGTATGATTGGCATCATTGTGACTGATCCCCGGCTGAATGCACCAATGTACTTCTTCCTAGGCAATCTCTCCGTCATTGATCTCTCCTATTCTACTGTTATTGTACCCAAAGCCATGGTCAACATCCTATCTCAGAAAAAGACCATATCCTTTGCAGGTTGTGTGGCACAGCTGTTCCTTTATGCACTTTTCATGGTAACAGAGGCCTTTGTTCTGGCAGCCATGGCCTATGACCGCTTCATTGCCATCTGCAACCCACTCCTCTACTCTGTTCGCATGTCAAGAAGTGTTTGTATCCAATTGGTGGCTGGTTCCTACCTCTGTGGCTGGGTCAGTTCCATCCTTCAAATCAGTGTCACATTCTCCATGTCTTTCTGTGCCTCCCGAGTCATTGATCACTTCTACTGTGATTCAAACCCGATTGAAAAGATCTCCTGTTCCAATATCTTCATGAATAAGATGGTGTCATTTAGTTTGGCTGTCTTCATTATTTTGCCCACAATAGTTGTTATTGTCGTATCTTATATGTACATTGTGTCCACAGTTTTAAAGATCCGCTCcagtgaaggaaggaagaaagcctTCTCCACTTGCAGCTCCCACCTGGGGGTTGTAAGTATGCTCTATGGAACTGTCTCTTTTGTGTATCTCACACCTCCAAATAACCCTGAACTTCGTAAAGTGGCTTCAGTATGTTACATTTTGTTCACACCTATGTTAAATCCTTTAATCTACTCTTTAAGAAATAAGGATGTTAAAGATGCCGTGAAAAAAGTTTTATGGAAGAAAAAGGTTTTACTCTGA